The Nitrospira sp. genome contains a region encoding:
- a CDS encoding polymer-forming cytoskeletal protein, producing MWDKKRELEGGDNGNFTVLGKDVTFKGIVHFHSTVQLDSSIEGEIHAKGMLVIGENAIIRGTIIAETIVTRGKIHGNITASGKIQLLKPGVLLGDISTPSFSMEEGSFFKGSIDMGSHPVVDELEQSPMVYTEMAPRLNVSRPVLIESDRGN from the coding sequence ATGTGGGACAAAAAACGAGAACTTGAGGGCGGCGATAATGGGAATTTCACCGTTCTCGGGAAAGATGTCACATTCAAAGGCATCGTCCACTTTCACAGCACCGTTCAATTAGACAGCTCGATCGAAGGAGAAATTCACGCGAAGGGCATGCTGGTGATCGGCGAGAACGCGATCATCCGAGGCACCATTATCGCCGAGACGATCGTGACCAGGGGAAAGATTCACGGGAATATCACCGCGAGCGGAAAAATCCAGCTGCTCAAGCCCGGCGTCCTGCTCGGCGACATCTCCACCCCTTCTTTTTCGATGGAAGAGGGCTCATTCTTTAAGGGGTCGATCGACATGGGTTCCCATCCGGTCGTCGATGAGCTCGAACAGAGCCCCATGGTCTACACTGAGATGGCCCCGAGACTGAACGTGTCCCGCCCCGTTCTGATCGAAAGCGACCGAGGGAACTGA
- a CDS encoding NAD(P)-dependent alcohol dehydrogenase, protein MSTAKAYAATNATSSLALTTIPRREPIPYDVQLDILFCGICHSDLHQVRNEWSGVMPTVYPCVPGHEIVGRVTNVGSAVTKFKIGDLAAVGCMVDSDRTCSECQAGLEQFCGNATLTYNFPDRHLGGVTYGGYSESIVVDERFVLRVPSNLDLAGAAPLLCAGITTYSPMRHWGVTRGKKVGVVGLGGLGHMAVKFARALGTHVVVFTTSPNKIEDALRLGADEVVISRHADEMKKHVGSFDFILDAVSADHDITAYIELLRRDGNITLVGAPEKPLSVPAFSLIFGRRSLSGSPIGGIAETQEMLDFCGTHNITADVEVIPIQKVNEAYDRLLKSDVKYRFSIDMASLRSK, encoded by the coding sequence ATGTCTACGGCGAAAGCATACGCCGCAACGAACGCGACCTCGTCGCTTGCTCTCACGACGATTCCGAGGCGCGAGCCTATTCCATACGACGTACAACTCGACATTCTCTTTTGCGGCATCTGTCACTCGGATCTCCATCAGGTTCGCAACGAGTGGAGCGGTGTGATGCCCACGGTCTATCCCTGCGTCCCCGGCCATGAGATCGTCGGGCGTGTGACCAACGTCGGATCGGCAGTCACGAAATTCAAAATCGGCGACCTCGCCGCCGTCGGCTGCATGGTCGATTCGGACAGAACCTGTTCCGAATGCCAGGCCGGCCTTGAGCAGTTCTGCGGGAACGCGACGCTGACGTATAACTTTCCCGACAGGCACCTCGGCGGCGTGACCTACGGCGGATACTCGGAGAGCATCGTAGTCGACGAACGCTTCGTCTTGCGTGTTCCTTCCAATCTCGATCTCGCCGGCGCCGCTCCACTTTTATGCGCGGGGATTACGACGTACTCACCGATGCGTCATTGGGGCGTCACCAGGGGGAAGAAGGTCGGCGTGGTCGGTCTCGGGGGCCTCGGCCACATGGCCGTGAAGTTTGCCCGCGCGCTTGGAACCCACGTGGTGGTCTTCACCACATCACCCAATAAGATAGAAGACGCGCTTCGCCTCGGCGCCGACGAAGTCGTCATCTCCCGTCACGCGGATGAGATGAAGAAGCACGTCGGCAGCTTCGACTTTATCCTGGATGCCGTTTCCGCGGATCACGACATTACCGCCTATATCGAACTGCTCCGCCGTGACGGCAACATCACCCTCGTCGGTGCGCCCGAGAAACCGTTGTCGGTCCCGGCGTTCAGTCTGATATTCGGCCGGCGCAGCCTCTCCGGCTCTCCCATCGGCGGCATCGCCGAAACCCAGGAAATGCTCGATTTCTGCGGGACGCACAACATTACCGCCGATGTCGAAGTCATCCCCATTCAGAAGGTCAACGAAGCCTACGACAGACTGCTCAAGTCCGACGTGAAGTACCGCTTCTCGATCGATATGGCTTCGCTCAGATCCAAATAG
- a CDS encoding FAD-dependent oxidoreductase — protein sequence MARSAAFHSFTRSMAAALLAERRHISSADAIEMVRQSAFTQSAQSISRRRFLLGVGAAGATLALDTMIPRPTDAAKPTPSALSVGIVGAGLAGLACADTLKTRGIRASIYEAASRTGGRCWSLRGFFPGQVAERGGELIDNLHKTMLGYAKRFRLGVEDVNKQPGEIFYHFFGQRYSEAAVVAEFRDLVSVMRIDLNRLSREVTADSHTPDDVALDRTNLLEYLEGRNGARVSAGPLAKAVIIAAYEAEYGLAAEEQSCLTFLLFIHADRRSKFTPFGVFSEERYHLVDGNDRIIEGLTRELPGQIAYETRLDQIHRLSDGRIELTFQRGSRTVSVTHDAAVLAVPFTTLREVTLDPNLSLPPAQLEAIHRLGYGTNAKMMIGFSGRPWRTLGGDGTSYSDLQNHQTTWETNPTLGSDRRGILTDYSSGARGANLSPADVQDAAKQFLQDLNRVYPGVIGAATLADGQYLAHLEHWPSNPLAKGSYTCYRPGQFTTMAGLEGVTAGNLFFAGEHTNSFYDWQGFMEGAALSGIDAAQSILATLKAR from the coding sequence ATGGCTCGAAGCGCCGCATTCCATTCCTTTACACGATCAATGGCCGCCGCCTTACTAGCTGAGCGACGGCACATCTCGAGTGCCGATGCCATTGAGATGGTCCGCCAGTCAGCCTTTACTCAATCCGCGCAGTCGATCTCTCGGCGCCGGTTTCTCCTTGGTGTAGGAGCGGCAGGCGCAACTCTCGCTCTCGACACGATGATTCCCCGTCCGACTGATGCTGCAAAGCCAACGCCCTCCGCCCTGTCCGTCGGCATCGTCGGTGCCGGGTTGGCGGGACTAGCCTGCGCCGATACGCTCAAGACGCGAGGCATCCGCGCCTCCATCTATGAGGCGGCTTCACGGACCGGCGGCCGCTGTTGGTCCTTGCGAGGATTCTTCCCCGGCCAGGTGGCGGAACGCGGCGGCGAGCTCATCGATAACCTCCATAAGACCATGTTGGGCTACGCGAAGCGATTCCGCCTTGGCGTAGAAGATGTGAACAAACAACCCGGAGAAATTTTTTATCACTTCTTCGGGCAACGGTATTCAGAAGCCGCGGTCGTAGCCGAATTCCGTGATTTGGTCTCAGTGATGCGGATTGACTTGAATCGGCTGTCGCGGGAAGTGACGGCCGATTCCCATACACCAGACGATGTGGCTCTAGACCGCACGAATCTGCTGGAATATCTTGAAGGCAGAAATGGAGCCCGTGTCTCGGCCGGGCCATTGGCGAAGGCCGTGATCATTGCCGCTTATGAAGCGGAATATGGCCTGGCGGCGGAGGAGCAAAGTTGTCTCACGTTCCTCCTCTTCATTCATGCCGACCGCCGCTCGAAGTTCACCCCTTTCGGGGTGTTCAGCGAGGAACGCTATCATCTCGTCGACGGGAACGACCGGATCATCGAAGGATTGACTCGCGAGCTCCCTGGACAGATCGCGTACGAGACCAGACTTGATCAAATACACCGCCTGAGTGACGGACGCATCGAGTTGACGTTCCAGCGAGGATCCCGCACGGTCAGCGTGACTCATGACGCAGCTGTGCTGGCCGTTCCCTTTACCACCTTGCGTGAAGTGACGCTTGATCCGAACCTCTCGCTTCCGCCCGCGCAACTCGAGGCCATCCACAGACTGGGGTACGGCACCAACGCCAAGATGATGATCGGCTTCTCCGGTCGTCCCTGGCGTACGCTAGGAGGAGACGGAACCTCCTACTCAGATCTGCAGAATCATCAGACAACCTGGGAAACAAACCCCACCTTGGGATCCGACCGGAGAGGGATTCTCACCGACTATTCGAGCGGAGCGCGTGGCGCCAACCTCAGCCCGGCCGATGTCCAGGATGCAGCAAAGCAGTTCTTACAGGATCTCAATCGCGTGTATCCTGGAGTGATCGGAGCCGCCACATTGGCGGATGGACAATATCTTGCGCACCTTGAGCATTGGCCGTCGAATCCGTTGGCGAAAGGCAGCTATACCTGCTACCGTCCCGGTCAATTCACGACGATGGCCGGACTGGAGGGTGTCACGGCGGGCAATCTCTTCTTTGCCGGCGAGCACACCAATTCATTCTACGACTGGCAGGGCTTCATGGAAGGCGCCGCTCTCTCCGGCATAGACGCAGCCCAATCAATTCTGGCCACGCTTAAGGCACGCTGA
- a CDS encoding DUF2278 family protein: MPLKRYGVLKGRAIGAMREEDQSSPHYQVHIQAGSIHHRIAVNVKSQLSPSELLFVVDGDFRHPITATLPGLSDDFTLLSSKPGGQAVDFIRGNLFDRSDMRLLPPDLPGPDNDLSDQIEHYVKRAMQEPAARVYAFGERWGPEGGKADKIFDFRPGNGVHDIHMNQGNAPPHTGDDGVWQDGALMFHFPSSSQWVAVFLAFQSQAWHTDDHTGHASPDVPTPGPGPQPNPTEPDHIVRIVGALVNPLGPSPEQETVTLLNASPESIDLTGWKIADRLKKTCVLSGVIPPGATLVVNLPQEVQLGNKGGIITLLNQKGLKVDGVSYTAQQAKKDGWTIVF, translated from the coding sequence ATGCCGCTCAAACGATACGGAGTGCTGAAAGGAAGAGCCATCGGGGCCATGCGTGAGGAAGACCAATCCTCTCCGCATTATCAAGTTCACATTCAAGCCGGTTCCATACACCACCGCATCGCGGTGAACGTCAAATCGCAACTCAGTCCGTCGGAACTTCTCTTTGTAGTCGATGGCGATTTCCGTCATCCCATTACCGCCACGTTACCGGGTTTATCCGACGATTTTACCCTGTTGTCGAGTAAGCCGGGCGGGCAGGCGGTGGATTTTATCCGCGGTAATCTCTTTGATCGATCGGATATGCGGCTCCTTCCACCCGATCTTCCTGGACCGGACAATGATTTGAGCGACCAGATCGAGCATTACGTCAAGCGGGCCATGCAGGAACCAGCAGCACGGGTCTACGCGTTTGGGGAGCGGTGGGGACCGGAGGGTGGGAAAGCAGACAAGATTTTTGATTTTCGACCAGGGAACGGTGTTCACGACATTCATATGAACCAAGGGAATGCGCCGCCTCATACCGGTGATGACGGGGTTTGGCAGGATGGAGCCCTTATGTTCCATTTTCCTTCTTCCAGTCAATGGGTGGCCGTGTTTTTGGCGTTTCAATCCCAAGCGTGGCACACCGATGATCATACCGGTCATGCCAGCCCAGACGTGCCGACTCCCGGTCCGGGGCCGCAGCCGAATCCGACCGAGCCGGACCATATCGTCCGGATCGTCGGTGCCCTCGTGAATCCGCTCGGGCCTTCGCCGGAACAGGAGACGGTTACGCTGCTCAATGCGTCGCCCGAGTCGATTGATCTGACAGGATGGAAAATTGCCGACCGGCTCAAGAAGACCTGTGTGCTGTCCGGTGTCATCCCGCCCGGTGCCACTCTGGTGGTGAACTTGCCTCAGGAGGTTCAGCTGGGGAACAAAGGTGGAATTATCACTCTGCTTAATCAGAAGGGTTTGAAGGTGGACGGGGTGTCGTATACGGCGCAGCAGGCGAAAAAAGATGGATGGACGATCGTGTTCTAG
- a CDS encoding trypsin-like peptidase domain-containing protein yields MIHIARIFLSVALVTALIASFASECAADDSPSATYAALGSYGSIRKNNANKVLYIKSIKKKKDGTGVVQKSFGTGFLLTDDGHVLTASHVVLQPDIDTLVDTMASFGSAHNHAYPLQFIKRDVDAGVDAALLQLPNTVKELTGVHIGNSKNVPEEAELYVLGFPTPLQNLNSGIGHLSSKLGPNGWWVTSLPLNRGNSGGPIFDIGGNVIAMAIAGADESQSITYAMPIGYAKGLIDMVAIDTNSLRLQTAENKKVATQGFAFYKAVDHNEERTFNEQFCLPKNYKVTEFDKKVATQSGAETTILVEPTAESSNCVTVTSLIKGFGVEQIGPITTEYKGRGWIGGKLLIRGEKAK; encoded by the coding sequence ATGATACATATAGCACGCATCTTTCTTAGTGTCGCACTGGTCACCGCCCTCATCGCAAGCTTTGCCAGCGAGTGTGCTGCAGACGATTCGCCATCAGCAACATATGCTGCGCTCGGCTCCTATGGTAGCATTCGTAAGAACAACGCAAACAAAGTACTTTACATTAAATCAATAAAGAAGAAGAAGGACGGAACGGGAGTAGTTCAAAAGAGTTTTGGAACTGGATTTTTACTCACGGATGATGGTCACGTACTGACAGCTAGTCATGTGGTTCTACAGCCGGATATCGACACACTTGTCGATACAATGGCAAGCTTTGGATCAGCTCATAATCACGCATACCCACTTCAATTTATCAAGAGAGACGTGGACGCCGGAGTCGATGCCGCGCTCCTACAGCTGCCCAACACCGTGAAAGAATTGACTGGGGTTCATATCGGAAACAGCAAGAATGTTCCAGAAGAGGCTGAACTGTATGTACTCGGTTTTCCGACACCACTTCAAAACCTAAACTCAGGAATAGGGCACCTCAGCAGCAAACTCGGACCTAACGGTTGGTGGGTAACAAGTCTACCGTTGAATAGAGGAAACAGTGGTGGCCCAATTTTTGACATTGGAGGGAATGTAATAGCAATGGCCATTGCTGGAGCCGATGAAAGCCAAAGCATAACTTACGCAATGCCAATAGGCTACGCCAAGGGTTTGATCGATATGGTAGCAATCGATACTAATAGTCTTCGCCTTCAAACTGCTGAGAACAAAAAAGTGGCAACGCAAGGTTTTGCATTCTACAAAGCCGTTGATCACAATGAGGAAAGAACATTTAATGAACAATTCTGCCTTCCCAAAAATTACAAGGTGACGGAATTCGATAAGAAAGTGGCAACCCAAAGCGGTGCCGAAACCACAATCCTTGTTGAGCCAACGGCTGAATCTTCGAATTGTGTCACGGTAACATCACTAATTAAGGGATTTGGAGTGGAACAGATCGGCCCCATAACTACCGAATACAAAGGGCGTGGATGGATCGGAGGCAAACTGCTAATACGAGGAGAAAAGGCAAAGTAA
- a CDS encoding LamB/YcsF family protein, with protein sequence MKTIDLNSDMGEYESAEALACEAELMPLISSVNIPCGVHAGNPDLMRRTATLAARHGIAIGAHPGFPDTDGFGRRDRQTSPDTVASLVSTQLTALTDVLALEHLTLTHVKLHGALYHLAARDQAVAGAVARAVAAFDPQLLLFALAGSVLVTSGKRAGLAVAQEAFADRTYRADGRLVPRSDSGALLETEQEVRRQLREILNGYVTSIDGRRVSLHADSLCMHADTPRAVEFVRLMRSEIESAGIRIVKAHA encoded by the coding sequence GTGAAAACCATTGATTTGAACAGTGACATGGGTGAGTACGAAAGCGCGGAGGCGCTGGCGTGTGAAGCGGAACTCATGCCGCTGATCTCATCGGTCAATATCCCGTGCGGCGTTCATGCGGGCAATCCCGATCTCATGCGCAGGACGGCAACTCTGGCCGCTCGACACGGAATCGCCATCGGCGCGCATCCGGGATTTCCGGACACGGACGGTTTCGGTCGCCGGGATCGTCAGACTTCACCCGATACAGTCGCATCGTTAGTATCCACGCAATTGACGGCACTGACCGATGTACTGGCACTGGAACACCTGACACTCACCCATGTGAAACTTCATGGAGCGCTGTATCACCTGGCCGCCAGGGATCAGGCCGTGGCCGGTGCCGTGGCGCGAGCTGTCGCGGCGTTCGATCCTCAGCTATTGCTCTTCGCTCTCGCGGGATCAGTTCTCGTGACAAGCGGCAAACGCGCAGGGTTGGCGGTTGCCCAGGAGGCCTTTGCCGATCGAACCTATCGCGCCGACGGCAGACTCGTTCCACGCTCTGATTCGGGCGCGCTGCTCGAAACCGAACAAGAGGTTCGCCGGCAATTGCGGGAAATCCTGAACGGCTATGTGACCAGTATCGATGGCCGGCGGGTGTCGTTGCATGCCGACAGCCTGTGCATGCACGCGGATACTCCACGCGCTGTCGAGTTTGTCAGGCTCATGCGAAGCGAGATCGAATCGGCAGGCATACGCATCGTCAAAGCACACGCATGA
- a CDS encoding alpha/beta hydrolase: MTALRLFYATNRNHLGNDRWHPDGYGKKFSDDGVENLRFGRVTVEADDAKMAKYLEADCGPIGQGDGEGLIKYLAKCAESAKVVAYKEKINRSVAEDQQENIKLGSQGAFSDLQTIMRKNTDVLIFIHGYNVSWTDAVGTALSLQEMLNHSSEADPEQAVQVVLFTWPSDGMALPFVSYKSDRSEAAGSGNAVGRGILKVRDFLAGLRRDDEQLCKQDLHLLCHSMGNYLLQNAVTRCDAFTPGNALPRLFEHIFLCAPDVDDNVLEEGQPLGRVHELARSVSVYHNRGDAALVISDFTKGNPDRLGSNGPARPTLMHNKVNQVDCSGIVKGLVEHSYYLVGNVNADIRMSIDGMPHDDQRRRRTKVGTMGNQWEMRSA, translated from the coding sequence ATGACGGCGTTACGACTCTTCTATGCGACCAACCGCAACCATCTCGGCAACGATCGCTGGCACCCCGACGGCTACGGCAAAAAATTCAGCGATGATGGGGTGGAAAACCTCCGCTTCGGTCGTGTGACGGTGGAGGCCGATGACGCCAAGATGGCCAAATACCTTGAGGCGGACTGCGGCCCCATCGGGCAGGGCGACGGCGAAGGGCTGATCAAGTACCTGGCGAAATGCGCCGAATCCGCAAAAGTCGTCGCATACAAGGAAAAAATCAACCGTTCAGTGGCCGAGGACCAGCAGGAGAACATCAAACTCGGATCGCAAGGGGCCTTTTCCGATCTGCAAACGATCATGCGCAAGAACACGGATGTGCTGATTTTTATCCATGGCTATAACGTTTCCTGGACTGACGCAGTCGGCACGGCACTGTCGCTTCAGGAAATGCTGAATCATAGTTCCGAAGCCGACCCCGAGCAAGCCGTACAGGTAGTGCTCTTTACGTGGCCATCAGACGGCATGGCCCTGCCGTTCGTGTCCTATAAGTCCGATCGGTCGGAAGCAGCCGGATCCGGCAATGCGGTGGGACGGGGCATCCTCAAAGTACGGGACTTTCTGGCCGGCCTGCGCCGTGATGATGAACAGCTCTGCAAGCAGGACCTTCATCTGTTATGCCACTCCATGGGGAATTATCTGTTGCAGAACGCGGTCACGCGATGCGATGCCTTCACGCCGGGGAATGCCTTGCCCCGCCTGTTCGAGCATATCTTTCTCTGCGCGCCCGATGTCGATGACAACGTGTTGGAAGAGGGACAGCCGCTGGGGCGGGTCCACGAGCTGGCAAGAAGCGTCAGTGTTTACCACAATCGTGGCGATGCGGCGCTCGTCATCTCGGATTTCACCAAAGGCAATCCCGACCGGTTGGGATCAAACGGCCCGGCCCGACCCACCCTCATGCATAACAAGGTGAATCAAGTCGACTGCAGCGGAATCGTCAAGGGGCTGGTGGAGCACAGTTACTACCTGGTGGGCAACGTCAATGCGGATATTCGCATGAGCATCGATGGAATGCCGCATGACGACCAAAGACGCCGCCGAACCAAGGTTGGCACAATGGGGAATCAGTGGGAGATGCGTTCGGCGTAA
- the pxpB gene encoding 5-oxoprolinase subunit PxpB, whose protein sequence is MPLGDSAITVEFGDEIDPTINARAVAFAQTVVAQHWTGIVDIVSTYRSVTIYYDALQWKSGALADKLKTLPRRVPHDRESQGTLHEIPVLYGGEYGPDLADVAAFARLSPAQAVSLHTSIRYRVYMLGFSPGFPYLGLVPERLAMPRLATPRAKVPAGSVGIADRQTGIYPTTTPGGWRLIGRTPIHLYDKTGENPFLLNAGDLVQFKSIDRAEFNRLSHEASRENH, encoded by the coding sequence GTGCCACTCGGCGACTCCGCAATCACGGTGGAGTTCGGCGACGAGATCGATCCCACGATCAATGCCCGCGCCGTTGCATTTGCTCAAACCGTAGTCGCCCAACACTGGACCGGCATCGTCGATATCGTATCGACCTATCGCTCGGTGACCATTTACTACGATGCGCTTCAGTGGAAATCGGGGGCATTGGCCGACAAGTTGAAAACCCTGCCTCGACGAGTACCACACGACCGCGAATCGCAGGGAACATTGCACGAGATTCCCGTTCTGTATGGCGGGGAATATGGGCCGGATTTGGCGGACGTTGCGGCGTTCGCCCGGCTGTCACCGGCGCAGGCCGTCTCGTTACACACCTCGATTCGCTACCGCGTCTACATGCTCGGATTCAGCCCCGGCTTTCCCTATCTGGGATTGGTCCCCGAACGCTTAGCCATGCCGCGCCTGGCCACGCCTCGAGCCAAGGTTCCGGCCGGATCAGTCGGCATTGCCGACCGTCAAACCGGCATTTATCCGACCACGACCCCAGGTGGCTGGCGTCTGATCGGACGGACGCCGATCCACCTGTATGACAAGACCGGTGAAAACCCCTTTCTGCTGAACGCCGGCGACCTGGTTCAATTCAAATCGATCGATCGGGCTGAATTCAATCGCCTGAGCCATGAGGCGTCGCGTGAAAACCATTGA
- a CDS encoding biotin-dependent carboxyltransferase: MSRHQPTRFLVVKGGWLTTVQDPGRYGYQQYGVPVAGAMDCYSATVANRLVGNTDHAAVLELTLKGPELQFERDAVIAITGADLSPTIDRSSVPLWESIEVARGSRLSFGSQRSGARGYIAIAGGIDVPRILGSRSTHCTSEMGGFQGRPLKQGDLLCSGLPMESIDRLIGKRLPDRLVPRCSRSATLRIIPGPQQGSFSAASLTILTSSSYTVTPQSNRMGYRLSGPPLVHKGRAQFISDCTAMGAVQVPRDEQPILLMADRQTTGGIPRLPSSFLPISRSRRNWLPETPSRLSYLPLRRLKRYCGNIVLCSIQSSLPDISNLWHHRG; encoded by the coding sequence ATGAGCCGCCATCAACCCACCAGGTTTCTCGTGGTGAAAGGCGGTTGGCTGACCACGGTGCAAGACCCGGGACGATACGGCTATCAGCAATATGGAGTTCCCGTCGCCGGCGCGATGGACTGCTATTCAGCAACGGTCGCCAATCGCTTGGTGGGGAATACGGATCATGCGGCCGTGCTCGAGTTGACCTTAAAAGGACCTGAGCTTCAGTTCGAGCGAGACGCGGTCATCGCCATCACCGGAGCAGACCTCTCCCCGACTATCGATCGCAGCAGTGTCCCGCTTTGGGAAAGTATCGAGGTCGCGCGTGGCAGCCGACTGAGTTTCGGCAGTCAGCGATCAGGGGCTCGCGGTTACATCGCAATAGCCGGCGGGATCGACGTTCCACGGATTCTGGGCAGTCGTTCGACACACTGTACGAGCGAGATGGGCGGATTCCAGGGGAGGCCTTTGAAGCAGGGAGACTTGTTGTGTAGCGGGCTGCCCATGGAATCCATCGACCGTCTGATTGGGAAACGACTTCCGGATCGGCTGGTGCCTCGCTGCAGCCGGTCCGCGACCCTGCGCATTATTCCAGGTCCTCAACAGGGTTCTTTTAGTGCCGCGTCACTCACGATCCTGACCAGCTCCTCCTACACGGTCACTCCCCAATCCAATCGGATGGGGTATCGCCTCAGCGGACCACCGCTCGTCCACAAGGGACGGGCACAATTCATCTCCGACTGCACTGCGATGGGCGCCGTGCAGGTGCCCCGGGATGAACAACCGATTCTTCTGATGGCCGACCGGCAAACGACCGGAGGTATCCCAAGATTGCCGTCGTCATTTCTGCCGATCTCCCGCTCGCGGCGCAATTGGCTCCCGGAGACACCGTCTCGTTTGTCTTATCTACCGTTACGAAGGCTCAAACGATATTGCGGAAACATCGTGCTGTGCTCGATACAGTCCTCCCTCCCCGACATCTCTAACCTGTGGCATCACCGAGGGTAA